The following proteins come from a genomic window of Pseudomonas putida:
- a CDS encoding ABC transporter ATP-binding protein, whose product MGSLFSRLVESSDPVLMRQALAWLYGFVRPHWRAIGVLLGLSLGASLLALAQPWLVKTLIDEGLLAKDYQTLWHMAAIMIAAGLLGTVLAGVNRYLHTRLSGRILFALRDDLYRHLQRLSPTFYGRRRTGDILSRLDGDVAEIQRFAVDSLFSAVSAVIGLVGAVALMLMLSWQLSLLLALLIPVEVLWLRWMRRKVEREVRSLRERSADVSSFLVETLPAMKFIQAAGQQGREAGRLDQLGQGYMRQLLKVQVTEFFTQAIPGTLTSWCRACAFLVGGWWVIQGTWQLGALIAFSTYMGMAVGPVQSLLGLYVAVQRMAVSLGRVMELKQEAVAVHEALVPRPMPEGPGELRLEAVCFAHDGRQGAVLNTVDACLPGGLKVAISGASGVGKSTLIDLLQRFYDPDAGRILLDGADLRELDLAAVRQRIAVVSQDIVLFRGTLAQNLAYGAPQASREALEQVVRLAHLESLVASLPMGLDGLLGERGQQLSGGQKQRIAIARAVLQAPSILVLDEATSAVDEATEREVIAAIDELFAGRTRILISHRASTLADADLHLHLQGGQLHVLPQEAIKHGQ is encoded by the coding sequence ATGGGCAGCTTGTTCTCGAGGCTGGTGGAGTCCAGCGATCCGGTGCTCATGCGCCAGGCTCTGGCCTGGCTGTATGGTTTCGTGCGCCCGCACTGGCGTGCCATCGGTGTGTTGCTGGGATTGTCCCTGGGCGCGTCGCTGCTCGCTCTGGCGCAACCCTGGCTGGTAAAGACGCTGATCGACGAAGGCCTGTTGGCCAAGGATTATCAGACCCTCTGGCACATGGCGGCGATCATGATCGCCGCCGGCCTGCTGGGCACCGTGCTGGCCGGCGTCAACCGCTACCTGCATACGCGGCTGTCCGGGCGTATCCTGTTTGCTCTGCGCGACGATCTTTACCGTCACCTGCAGCGGCTGTCGCCGACGTTCTACGGGCGCCGGCGCACGGGCGACATCCTTTCCCGGCTCGATGGCGACGTCGCCGAGATCCAGCGCTTCGCCGTGGACTCGCTGTTCTCGGCGGTGTCCGCGGTGATCGGCCTGGTCGGCGCGGTGGCCCTGATGCTGATGCTGTCGTGGCAACTGTCGCTGCTGCTGGCGCTGCTGATTCCGGTCGAAGTGCTGTGGCTGCGCTGGATGCGGCGCAAGGTCGAGCGCGAGGTGCGCAGCCTGCGCGAGCGTTCGGCGGATGTCTCGTCGTTCCTGGTCGAGACCCTGCCGGCGATGAAATTCATCCAGGCCGCCGGGCAGCAAGGCCGGGAGGCCGGACGCCTGGATCAGCTTGGTCAAGGCTACATGCGCCAGTTGCTCAAAGTGCAGGTCACCGAGTTCTTTACCCAGGCGATCCCTGGCACGCTGACCTCGTGGTGCCGCGCCTGTGCCTTTCTGGTCGGCGGCTGGTGGGTGATCCAGGGCACCTGGCAACTGGGCGCGCTGATTGCCTTTTCCACTTACATGGGCATGGCCGTCGGCCCGGTGCAGAGCCTGTTGGGGCTGTATGTGGCGGTGCAGCGCATGGCGGTGAGCCTGGGGCGAGTGATGGAGCTCAAGCAGGAAGCCGTTGCAGTGCATGAGGCGCTTGTACCAAGGCCTATGCCGGAGGGGCCGGGCGAGCTGCGCCTCGAAGCGGTGTGCTTTGCCCATGACGGCCGTCAGGGCGCGGTGCTCAACACTGTCGATGCCTGCCTGCCAGGGGGCCTCAAGGTCGCGATCAGCGGCGCCTCTGGGGTTGGCAAGTCGACCCTGATCGACCTGCTGCAGCGCTTCTACGACCCTGATGCCGGGCGCATCCTGCTGGACGGCGCGGACTTGCGTGAACTCGACCTGGCGGCTGTGCGCCAGCGCATCGCGGTGGTCAGCCAGGACATCGTGCTGTTCCGTGGCACCCTGGCGCAGAACCTCGCCTACGGCGCGCCCCAGGCCAGCCGCGAGGCGCTGGAACAGGTGGTGCGCCTGGCGCACCTGGAAAGCTTGGTGGCCAGCCTTCCGATGGGCCTGGATGGCCTGCTCGGCGAGCGCGGCCAGCAATTGTCCGGTGGCCAGAAGCAACGGATCGCCATTGCTCGCGCGGTGCTCCAGGCACCATCGATCCTGGTACTGGACGAAGCCACCTCGGCGGTGGACGAAGCCACCGAGCGCGAAGTGATCGCCGCGATCGACGAATTGTTCGCCGGCCGTACGCGCATTCTCATCAGCCACCGCGCTTCGACCCTGGCCGATGCCGACTTGCACCTGCACCTGCAGGGTGGGCAGTTGCATGTTTTGCCCCAGGAGGCCATCAAGCATGGCCAATAA
- a CDS encoding sigma-54-dependent Fis family transcriptional regulator has translation MARQHLQNARDPLHQLHESRQARLRLASEGELPPGMLRDEIDASWRRSLGHGLDCLQGEQVGLGLEQGHDLRTLLEQNRLLVDAVTPELDYLVSRQGKAGIIILGDAQANVLAIEGQKHVLEREGLRDLHPGSCWSESLRGTNAIGTAVVEGRPTLINCGEHYLDRLSPFSCTSVPLRDPHGQVIGVLDITREGAMAQPQDSLSMLMMAAGNIESRMFGLCHPEQMVLAFHSRPQYLNSAWHGLLALSLDGEVLAANDNACQLLQVPRQGLIGRRSSDLLGERSPAFIARLWQGAVSSVQTAKGEFFFRALQLPRHSHLNGASAPGKPAQANKSPALEALAGGDARLARNLRMARQGLGNGLPVLLLGETGTGKEVVARALHQASPRADKAFVAVNCAAIPEGLIESELFGYRDGAFTGSRRGGMVGRLMQAHGGTLFLDEIGDMPLALQARLLRVLQERRVAPLGAGDEQEIDVALICATHRDLKRLVQDQHCREDLYYRVNGVSLRLPALRERDDLALIIEGLLEKAGAKAVSLDPALAALLAAFDWPGNIRQLEMVVRTALAMREDGEQVLTLDHLTDCLLDELASGSAPSGNLKDTELELIRNALARHHGNVSAAAEALGISRATLYRKLKQLRG, from the coding sequence ATGGCGCGACAACACTTACAAAACGCCCGGGATCCCCTGCACCAATTGCACGAGTCACGGCAGGCCCGTCTCAGGCTGGCCAGCGAAGGCGAGCTACCGCCGGGCATGTTGCGCGACGAAATCGACGCTTCCTGGCGGCGCAGCCTTGGCCATGGCCTGGATTGCCTGCAGGGCGAACAGGTCGGCCTGGGCCTGGAACAAGGCCATGACTTGCGCACGCTGCTTGAGCAAAACAGGCTGCTGGTCGACGCGGTGACCCCCGAGCTGGACTACCTGGTGTCACGCCAGGGCAAGGCCGGCATCATCATACTCGGCGACGCCCAGGCCAATGTGCTGGCCATCGAAGGGCAAAAACATGTGCTCGAGCGCGAAGGCCTGCGCGACCTGCACCCGGGCAGCTGCTGGAGCGAATCGCTGCGCGGCACCAACGCCATCGGCACCGCCGTGGTCGAAGGCCGACCAACGCTGATCAACTGTGGCGAACATTACCTGGACCGGCTAAGCCCGTTCTCCTGCACGTCGGTGCCGCTGCGTGACCCGCATGGTCAGGTGATCGGGGTGCTCGACATCACCCGTGAAGGGGCCATGGCGCAGCCTCAGGACAGCCTGTCGATGCTGATGATGGCCGCCGGCAACATCGAAAGCCGGATGTTCGGCCTGTGCCACCCGGAGCAGATGGTGCTGGCCTTTCACAGCCGCCCGCAATACCTCAACAGTGCCTGGCACGGCCTGCTGGCGCTGAGCCTGGACGGCGAAGTGCTGGCCGCCAATGACAACGCTTGCCAACTGCTGCAGGTGCCACGCCAGGGCCTGATCGGCCGGCGCAGCAGCGACCTGCTGGGCGAACGCTCACCGGCCTTCATCGCGCGCCTCTGGCAGGGCGCGGTGAGCAGCGTGCAGACGGCCAAGGGCGAGTTCTTCTTCCGCGCCTTGCAGCTCCCGCGCCACAGCCACTTGAATGGCGCCAGCGCTCCCGGTAAGCCGGCCCAGGCCAACAAATCACCCGCGTTGGAAGCCTTGGCCGGCGGCGATGCGCGTCTGGCGCGTAACCTGCGCATGGCTCGCCAAGGCCTGGGCAATGGCCTGCCAGTGCTGTTGCTGGGCGAGACAGGCACCGGCAAGGAAGTAGTGGCACGTGCTCTGCACCAGGCCAGCCCTCGGGCCGACAAGGCCTTTGTCGCGGTCAACTGCGCGGCGATTCCCGAAGGGCTGATCGAGTCGGAGCTGTTCGGCTACCGCGATGGCGCCTTTACCGGCTCGCGCCGTGGCGGCATGGTCGGGCGGCTGATGCAGGCCCATGGCGGTACGCTATTCCTCGACGAAATCGGTGACATGCCCCTGGCCCTCCAGGCTCGACTGCTGCGTGTGCTGCAGGAGCGCCGGGTGGCGCCGTTGGGGGCGGGCGACGAGCAGGAGATCGACGTGGCGTTGATCTGCGCGACCCACCGCGACCTCAAGCGCCTGGTGCAGGACCAGCACTGCCGTGAAGACCTCTACTACCGGGTCAACGGTGTGTCGCTGCGCCTGCCGGCACTGCGCGAACGCGACGACCTGGCATTGATCATCGAAGGTCTGCTGGAGAAGGCCGGCGCCAAAGCGGTGAGCCTGGATCCTGCGTTGGCGGCGCTGCTTGCAGCCTTCGACTGGCCGGGCAACATCCGCCAGCTGGAAATGGTGGTGCGTACTGCCCTGGCCATGCGCGAAGACGGCGAGCAGGTGCTGACCCTCGATCACCTCACCGACTGCCTGCTTGACGAGCTGGCCAGCGGCAGCGCGCCCTCAGGGAACTTGAAGGACACCGAGCTAGAACTGATCCGCAACGCCTTGGCGCGCCATCACGGCAATGTTTCGGCCGCTGCCGAGGCCCTGGGCATCAGCCGGGCGACCTTGTACCGCAAACTCAAACAGTTGCGGGGCTGA
- a CDS encoding Ig-like domain-containing protein, producing MNTWQRRALLAAGFSLTVTSAAWAALSEVDPGPYTFATGGYPMWYKDTDNLSLELCQSRATSTRFPGAPGAPAYMCTLLPEPGVYDDALPLVFPDNWPPEMFWFLAETSIPQVGNSGYELEVYVAGIEAAFAAENPVDGDQQSFARIRIRASVPTTGTYVITHPYGVETVNVTAAGRRAINITRDIGIGAPGDFSGALNGNLGPWLRGVGGPYTEVNPDTGASETFIGDPNLTEAVTGSPFNTNFVRIEGPAGAIQTNVFTVSGKVLDQRAQTPVTLERATYSRNGAGTRVEVFAKAPNDADVCMRNGLALVGTPPSPCQFSLLADNNGLFFTQQLSQTAPPPVVVVTGSTATGGTRPTSLSSKLTDVVKVDTARYDWANKRLVIEARSSDEVVVPDLVAQGYGRLSKSGPLQSLTVNDLSQPPATVTIKSAHGGSDVEPVIVVGNAPIEAENQAPLAQADSGSTSVGVPLTLNLLQNDSDPDGDVPLTISDLTQPGTGLGGVVLNGTTSVTYTPPADATQPLVATFSYQAVDAKGLKSTPATVTVNVAPNQPPTVAAQTVATLGVPLSINVLAGAADPEGNAPLVVDNVTQPAAGRGAVSTDGSTVTYTPPATVTTAFTTTFTFQVRDSLGALSNPGTVTVNVSPRPAAETFAVTAATVTARSNNRFNWDISGTSSVTTGNTVTVRVTTTTGEQVLGTVAVPITGRWRLAVGNSTTMIPTAAPTATVTSSQGTTRTVNVIVR from the coding sequence ATGAACACTTGGCAACGCCGTGCGCTGTTGGCCGCCGGTTTCTCCCTCACTGTGACGAGCGCGGCCTGGGCCGCACTGTCGGAGGTCGATCCGGGCCCCTACACCTTTGCCACCGGTGGTTACCCGATGTGGTACAAGGACACCGACAACCTTTCCCTGGAGCTGTGCCAGTCGCGCGCTACCAGCACCCGTTTCCCTGGTGCACCGGGCGCACCGGCTTACATGTGCACCCTGCTGCCTGAACCGGGTGTCTACGACGACGCGCTGCCACTGGTATTCCCCGACAACTGGCCCCCAGAAATGTTCTGGTTCCTGGCTGAAACCTCAATCCCGCAGGTGGGCAACAGTGGTTATGAACTGGAAGTCTACGTAGCAGGCATAGAAGCCGCTTTCGCCGCGGAAAACCCGGTAGACGGTGACCAGCAAAGCTTTGCCCGCATCCGCATCCGCGCCTCGGTACCGACGACCGGCACCTATGTCATCACCCACCCTTACGGTGTAGAGACGGTCAACGTGACCGCGGCCGGTCGGCGGGCGATCAACATCACCCGCGACATCGGCATCGGCGCCCCGGGCGACTTCAGCGGAGCGCTCAACGGCAACCTCGGGCCGTGGCTGCGCGGGGTCGGTGGCCCCTATACCGAAGTCAACCCGGATACCGGTGCCAGCGAAACCTTCATCGGCGACCCGAACCTCACCGAAGCGGTGACCGGTAGCCCGTTCAATACCAACTTCGTACGCATCGAAGGGCCAGCCGGGGCCATCCAGACCAATGTGTTCACGGTGTCGGGCAAGGTGCTTGACCAGCGTGCGCAAACGCCGGTAACCCTGGAGCGCGCCACCTACTCGCGCAACGGCGCCGGCACCCGCGTCGAAGTCTTCGCCAAAGCGCCGAACGATGCTGATGTATGCATGCGCAATGGCCTGGCCTTGGTCGGAACTCCACCCTCGCCCTGCCAGTTCAGCCTGCTTGCGGATAACAACGGGCTGTTCTTCACCCAGCAGTTGAGCCAGACCGCGCCGCCCCCGGTAGTGGTGGTAACCGGAAGCACGGCTACCGGCGGCACACGCCCTACCTCACTTTCGAGCAAGCTGACAGACGTGGTGAAAGTGGACACTGCCCGCTACGACTGGGCCAACAAGCGCCTGGTGATCGAAGCACGCTCCAGCGACGAGGTGGTAGTCCCCGACCTGGTTGCCCAAGGCTACGGCCGCCTGTCCAAATCCGGCCCCCTGCAGAGCCTGACCGTCAACGACCTCAGCCAGCCGCCCGCGACTGTCACCATCAAATCCGCCCATGGCGGCAGCGATGTGGAACCGGTGATCGTGGTCGGCAACGCGCCAATCGAAGCCGAAAACCAGGCGCCGCTGGCCCAGGCCGATTCCGGCAGTACCAGCGTCGGTGTGCCGCTGACCCTCAACCTGTTGCAGAACGACAGCGATCCGGACGGTGACGTACCGCTGACCATCAGCGACCTGACCCAACCGGGTACCGGCCTTGGCGGTGTTGTGCTCAACGGCACCACGTCGGTCACCTACACCCCGCCCGCCGACGCCACACAACCCCTGGTCGCCACCTTCAGCTATCAGGCGGTGGACGCCAAGGGCCTGAAGTCCACACCGGCCACCGTGACAGTGAACGTTGCGCCAAACCAGCCGCCAACCGTGGCTGCCCAGACCGTCGCGACACTGGGCGTGCCCCTGAGCATCAACGTACTGGCAGGCGCCGCCGACCCGGAAGGCAACGCACCATTGGTAGTCGACAACGTCACGCAACCCGCTGCCGGCCGCGGTGCAGTCAGCACCGACGGCAGCACGGTGACCTACACGCCACCGGCGACGGTCACCACGGCGTTCACCACCACCTTCACCTTCCAGGTGCGTGACTCGCTCGGTGCGCTGTCCAACCCCGGCACCGTCACCGTCAACGTGTCGCCACGCCCGGCCGCAGAAACCTTCGCGGTCACCGCGGCAACGGTCACGGCGCGCTCCAATAACCGTTTCAACTGGGACATCAGCGGCACCTCGTCGGTCACCACCGGCAACACGGTGACCGTGCGCGTGACCACCACCACGGGTGAGCAGGTCCTCGGCACCGTCGCGGTACCGATAACCGGTCGCTGGCGCCTGGCAGTGGGCAACAGCACCACGATGATCCCGACTGCCGCTCCTACGGCAACCGTAACCAGCAGCCAAGGCACCACACGCACCGTCAACGTCATTGTGCGCTAA
- a CDS encoding curlin has protein sequence MRRMPPLLLCLALAGQVQADDLMDNADLAAGSDLGDPVIIRLLPAGAGQVAVIEQLGSGNRAALDQNGQALLGRIVQAGGAQEAYILQEGSDLMASISQQGNGNSASIRQSGTSNNASIEQIGNDNSASIVQAGSGLNSSVTQAGNGQHVQITQYR, from the coding sequence ATGAGACGCATGCCCCCACTGCTGCTGTGCCTGGCCCTCGCTGGCCAGGTTCAGGCCGACGATCTGATGGACAACGCCGACCTTGCGGCCGGCAGCGACCTCGGTGACCCGGTGATCATCCGCCTGTTGCCGGCAGGTGCCGGCCAGGTAGCGGTGATCGAGCAGCTGGGTTCGGGCAACCGCGCCGCCCTCGACCAGAACGGCCAGGCCCTGCTGGGCCGCATCGTCCAGGCCGGGGGCGCGCAGGAAGCTTACATCCTGCAAGAAGGTAGTGACCTGATGGCCAGCATCAGCCAACAGGGAAATGGCAACAGCGCGTCGATCCGCCAGAGCGGCACCAGCAACAACGCCAGCATCGAGCAGATCGGCAACGACAACAGCGCCAGCATCGTGCAAGCCGGCTCGGGCCTGAACAGTTCCGTGACCCAGGCCGGCAATGGCCAGCATGTTCAGATCACTCAATACCGATAG